A genomic window from Luteolibacter sp. LG18 includes:
- a CDS encoding IS66 family transposase, protein MTPEREQQPLEENSSLRETLGLLREQNQLQAELIDSQREQLRNQEELIGLLRQKLDLVLRKLFGKSSEALDPAQLELLLGEPPGKAPASPTFGDAPVVEASAASVARPDRKPRRERIPDHLPVVEEVLLPEPVKACPEAWRRIGEERSDQLDYQPGRIFIRRLIRPTYVRVADRDAAPVTAKLPPRLQDGLTATPALIAHALVSKYCDHLPFYRQEQILARRHGVAIGRNTLCRWAELAAFWLKPLYRHIHEDLLAGDYLQADETPVKYLAPGTGKTGLGYLWTLHRPGGDVLYQWRTSRGSACLNDLLVGFSGILQSDGYRAYDTYAARHPEITQAACWAHARRKFHEAYQSGQTLAAGPLKAIGGLYAIEKELRQTRAGPEERAAIRREQSIPILEGFRLDLQRLRANVSVLPKSPLGRAIDYTLALWQKLETFVRHGKAEIDTNLTENAIRPTAVGKKNWMFVGGEDTGDRSAILYTLIESAKRHGHEPYAYLRDVLERLPGMKASEIDALLPKNWQPTNEVLVPIQAAS, encoded by the coding sequence ATGACACCCGAGCGCGAACAACAGCCACTTGAGGAAAACTCCTCCCTGCGGGAGACCCTCGGGCTGTTGCGCGAGCAGAATCAGCTCCAGGCCGAGCTGATCGACAGCCAGCGCGAGCAGCTCCGCAACCAGGAGGAACTCATCGGCCTTTTGCGCCAGAAGCTTGACCTGGTGTTGCGCAAACTCTTCGGCAAGAGCAGCGAGGCGCTCGACCCGGCCCAGCTCGAACTCCTGCTGGGTGAACCGCCGGGAAAAGCCCCGGCCTCCCCGACCTTCGGCGACGCACCGGTGGTGGAGGCCAGCGCAGCAAGCGTCGCCCGTCCTGATCGCAAGCCGCGCCGCGAGCGCATCCCCGACCATCTGCCCGTTGTCGAGGAAGTGCTGCTGCCCGAGCCGGTCAAAGCCTGCCCGGAAGCTTGGCGCAGGATTGGAGAGGAACGCAGCGACCAACTCGACTACCAGCCCGGCCGGATCTTCATCCGCCGCCTGATCCGGCCCACCTACGTCCGTGTCGCCGACCGCGATGCGGCCCCCGTCACCGCCAAACTCCCGCCGCGGCTTCAGGACGGCCTCACGGCCACGCCGGCGCTCATCGCCCACGCCCTCGTCTCGAAATACTGCGACCACTTGCCGTTCTACCGTCAGGAACAGATCCTCGCCCGTCGACATGGCGTCGCCATCGGGCGCAACACGCTGTGTCGCTGGGCGGAACTCGCCGCCTTCTGGCTCAAGCCGCTCTACCGGCACATCCATGAAGACCTGCTCGCGGGCGATTACCTCCAGGCCGACGAGACACCGGTCAAATACCTCGCCCCCGGCACCGGCAAAACCGGTCTCGGCTATCTTTGGACCCTGCACCGCCCTGGCGGCGATGTCCTCTACCAGTGGCGCACCAGCCGCGGCAGCGCTTGCCTGAATGATCTGCTCGTCGGGTTCAGCGGCATCCTCCAGAGCGACGGGTATCGCGCCTACGACACCTACGCCGCCCGGCATCCGGAGATCACGCAGGCCGCCTGTTGGGCCCACGCCCGGCGCAAGTTCCACGAAGCGTATCAAAGCGGGCAGACCCTCGCGGCCGGACCGCTCAAAGCCATCGGCGGCCTCTACGCCATCGAAAAGGAACTACGCCAAACCCGGGCAGGGCCAGAGGAACGGGCTGCCATACGTCGGGAGCAAAGCATCCCGATCCTCGAAGGCTTCCGCCTCGACCTGCAGCGGCTGCGTGCCAACGTGTCCGTGTTGCCGAAGAGTCCGCTGGGACGAGCCATCGATTACACCCTCGCGCTGTGGCAGAAGCTCGAAACCTTCGTCCGCCACGGAAAAGCGGAAATCGACACCAACCTCACCGAGAACGCGATCCGTCCGACGGCGGTGGGCAAGAAGAACTGGATGTTCGTCGGAGGCGAGGACACCGGGGACCGCAGCGCCATCCTCTACACGCTCATCGAGAGCGCGAAGCGACACGGCCACGAACCGTATGCCTACCTGCGGGACGTTCTCGAACGCCTGCCCGGGATGAAGGCCTCGGAAATCGACGCCTTGCTCCCGAAGAACTGGCAGCCTACGAACGAGGTGCTCGTGCCGATCCAAGCTGCGTCCTGA